Part of the Vigna radiata var. radiata cultivar VC1973A unplaced genomic scaffold, Vradiata_ver6 scaffold_86, whole genome shotgun sequence genome is shown below.
GTTGACCTTggaatttctattttttaaaaaaatagaaattccAAGGTCAACTCAGTTCCCTCCTCCTGAAGGAACAATTGCAGTGTTTAGGCGATACAAGGAATGCTTAGAATAGGCTTATACGTTGGCAGCGTGAaaaaatctttgttttttttgctAAAAATTCTTAAGCAGTAGCAACCACCATACATCGAAGGGGAAAGGGTCTTCAACGAGCTTCTGCCAATTGCAAAGTGAAAacatgaagaaggaaaaaagacaaagaaaatccTACGCCAGAGGATATGCCAGAGCTCCCACGAAGCAGTGCAGCAGAAAAAGAGCTTGGTGCCAGAGGATATGCCAGAGCTCCCACGAAGCAGTGCAGCAGAAAAAGAGCTTGgtggttttcaaaatggttTTGATCTCGATCATTCAAAAAGTAGACCTCACGGCCAGAGGAAAGGGAACCTCTATTATGTCAATTGCATTCACCTTTTGGGTCATCCAAGAACCacattttgataataaaaaaaaaaagaggattgGATCAGAGAGCATTGAAGACACACAACCATCACAAAACGAGCACACCATCATAAGAACATACCATCACAACAgagagcacaagatcatcaccACAAGAGAGCACTAAAAACCATTAATCAGACCCAATACTCACcataaaaaaacatagaaaactCACCACCATCACCGAAcatcacatatatatatatatatatatatatatatatatttatttatttattttgtattaatgtatgatgttattttttattaataaaataaaatagataaataaaaaaataaaataatttttaataataaaagaaatataaataaaatagaaaataataatattaaataattaaaaatcaatttattagaaataaaataaaataaatattaaaataaattttaattaaaaaaaacatttattattatattatttagtttaaaagttagtacaattcagtttaagaTTAGTAtaattagtagttcagttcagtttatattgtagtttagttaaaattagtgtagtttataatttagttaatagttcagttagtgcaatttataattcagttaatagttcagttcagttagtgcagtttacagttcagttaatagttcaattagtgtagtttacaattcaattaatagttcagttcatacggtaatttagtacaatttagtatagttcagttcagtttgataaaacaaaaaactgttcagttcagtttgtccgaactgttttacagttcagtttgtcttAAATGTAGTTCAGTTTTTGACAGTACAttcagttcgatttgcccacccctaatTATATATTACCAAAGCAttctaataatgattttaaggattattttatgaaattggcATAACCCTAATTTATCCCCAAATTATTTACAACCTTAATGATACGATTTAGGGATTTTATCATTTCCTATGCTTATGGTAAAATTTAAGGGTTGGTTTATATTCCGCTCCATTATGCTATTAATTTATCATTGTAAATTAAAATGGCGTGGATAAGTTTATTGAAAGTAATTCAAAAATTGACACTGTTATGTTGTTtggatttgtttttcttttatgcttTAATTGCATTTAATTGGCATTGAATGAAAATCAAATCCCCTGTTATGAGAATTAGAGTTGGAAGCTGCAATTGTAATTTTCCTATTATGAAATTATTGGAAACATGTTTTCCCTGTTACATACTTGAtctattaatgattttatttcaattatccatactaaattatgaataatttatttataggttaattgaaatttattattataaaacatttctGCTCTATTTTCCCCTTCACTCGTAAGCTTTGCTCCCGCTCACACAAAACACttaaaaaccaaaaacccaCATCCAATCTCTTCCCATCATCACACATGCAGAGCACACAGTTCCGGTGATGCCCAACCATCAACGGCATCAGTGATAGAGACTTTGCCATGGCCACCACCGCCGCGCGTCTGCTGTTGGATATTCCTCTTCTGCATTAGCTATCACGAGCACCTCCTTGTTGCGCAACCGCTAGGGTTTGAACTGCAGCGTGCTTGCTCTGCTTGGATTTGCCTCCGCTCTTCCCCACCCTTCACCGCTAGATTTCGCCCTTTGCCACTGCTTGGTTCTCACATCGAATTATGATTTGCAGTAAAGCTGGTCCTTGAGCCTAACCTATTTTcggtaattttaaaaatcaccTGTGATTCGTTTTGATTCTGGTTGAAGAGATGTATTTGGTTTGCCTCTATTTCCCTTGATTAAGCCTGTGCGAGGCTTCTCTTTTTGTGCATTTGTATTTAATCGAGTCAGTGGaattgttgtgtttgttttgtattgttCTCTCGTTCTTGAGTTTTTTGCTTTGATTGATGTCATTCGTGCTTGGTAGTCATGGCTTCTCTGGGGGATTCAATATTATTCAGTATTTAATTGGTTCTGCGTGGGTATTGTGTATGCTGCTTGATTGGTTTGGTGTAAGGTTTCTGTGGTTCATGTGTTTGATTTGGAGTAGATTGCTTTTGAAACTTGCTCGCTCAGAGTAATTTGATTAGGTTTGAACTGTAATATTTGTGGATTGTTTTTCCTGGTTTGCTGAACTTTGTGGTTGAGCAGCGTGGGATTCCCAGGTGATAAATCTGTAAACAAAGTAGACCAATTAGTTGTGTTCATGATAGATTTTGAGGATGCTGTGGTGAATAATTCACCCGTTATGGTGTTTGAACATTGTTCCCGTTTTGAAATTCACGTTTTCGATGGTTAGTGAAGGCTGGATTAATGGAATGTGAACTTGAGTTTGCTGTTTCTTTTACTATCATGTTTTGAGTGTGATTAGGCATATCTGATTCTGGGTTCATTTATGAGTTTGCATCCTGGAAAACAGAGATGGGAGGGAAACATTGATTCGAAACCTTGGGAAATTTTTGGGcttattgtgtttaattgttgaTGTTGAATTGCTAAATCTGTTATtggttttgaataattaatattttttggatGGTGGGAATATGCTTGTGGAAACCTTTATGTATGTTTCATTTTTTGCCTCTGTCTGAACTTATTTTGCATGTTGGCATATTTGGCCCAACCGCATGTAAGGACATGCCCcggattatttttataataaaatgtgtatttgctgaaattttaaaatctgactTTTAACCAAATGTTAGTttcacatgttttaaaataaattttggataCTTGTACAATAGTTCGCATCGTCttagtattaatattttttcttcaattaattaaaattatgctttttaaaagtataagtaTTCTTGTGATCATTCACTTGTCCTAATACTTAAtacctttcctttttttcaaataataaaaaatgtgcTTTTCACTTCTTTCTTTGGGATGTCTCTACAGATGCCGTTTGATGTCCCCAAAATAAAAGTACTAGTACTCTTTTGACCGTATGTGTCGTCTtagtatttgttattttttatttcaaaataattcaaaatttagtttttcacttttttctttcgGATGCTTGTATGGCTGCTTGTGTCATCTGGTGTCCCAAAATAAAAGTATGAGTACTTGTGTGGCTCTCTGTATCGTCCTATTACTTAGatctttcttttctaaaaaactaccaaaaaatataaaagtttcaaTACTTAAatatcaccattttcaaacaaacaattttttcataagAACTATGTGTCCTGATTCTTCATTGTGCCATTGTGAATAGATATATATAGGAATAAGCTCAATCCTTTTCGGGTTTACTTTCAAAAAAGTCCTAATCATTTTCgaacatattttcatttaggACTATGGTGATATTCCATTTTGATTGAAATGTACGAGTGAAGTTTATCCTTGTCCACATTTGTCTCTTTTTTGTCTAgtcttttcatttcatttccaGGGAAAATAAACATTTTGAGAAATTACATCCATTTTGcaatttaattaaaggtatcgCCTTTTGGCGGACAATATATGGTGCTTACATCTTTCCAATGTAATCGATTTCAAAACCTAAAATTCAGTTTTTGCAaaccttgattttttttttttttatgattttctataGTTTTTTAGACTAAACTACTGAGGGGACTTCAAACTCGTTTTTAAACCTTTTCTAAGTTTGCCGTCCCATCGTGATTTCGGTTACGGCAAGTTCCAACCCTTTAAACATGTCCATGACCAGATTAATACACACTTATATAGCTGCAAATGTCACAAAATATAATATGGTATTTTAGGAATAGTTCCTGCAAGTAAATGTTGTAATCCTTTTCAAAAACTTAACTGTAAGACAAAACATCTGTGGGTGTTGTTTCGTTCctgttttcttttagaaaagtaACTCATTGAAATGCTTGAAAACAATTGCTAGTGTTAAGATGAATTCAAATATTGGGATGGTTCACTTAGTGAAGACTGAAGCTTGTTGAGTGCAAGTTATTCAAGAAAATGATTGAACATGTTAACTTATTGGGCCCCAACAAAGCCCATTGATCTCATAGACTCTTAGAAGCTCATTACAAGTAATACTAAGTTATGAATTTTATGGTTGTGTTAATCCCTGTTTGAAACTCATAATGAGATTATGAAATTTAGGTTGACATGAAGGGGTTGTagacttttttttactttatgtttTCCTTAATAAAAGgtctattttttaaatcatttactCACATTCTTTGCTGACATTATTGCCATTTTTATAACTACCATCATGTCATCTTTGACTACTTCATACATGCTTGTACTTACCATTTACAACTTGTTATACCGATCCTACTTTGAAACACCCTTAAATACTTTATTGTTGTCTGATATTGTTACGTTTGGCTAATTTATTTCAGTTGCATGTTCCAAGGAGAGCTATTTTGAACCTAGTTATATGTTTATTGTTTATCGTTACATTGTATGTTTATATCCGTTAATTTCAACTTGGATTCTATACATTGATACGCAGATATGTTGGCTTTTTGGTCATGATGTGAGGATGACTAGCCACAATTTTGTGATTTAATAATTTACTTCTTTCTTTAACCGCCCTTGATGTTGAGTTGGTAGTTTCTAGTGAAACCTTGTTTCATGCCCCCCGTGTAAAGGCACCTCTCTGTAAAGCATActgaaaaagatatttatattttatattgtgaaTGCTTAGCCACATCTatcaatttgttttttcctCACACCCTTTTTCCCTATTAATATGATAAGTATTCTTCTGCTAATTTCCTCAGGTTTCATTTCTCTCATGCCACAAGGTGCTCCGACACTATATTAGCTGATCCAGAATGGTAATAAGAGCAACAATGCAGCATAGATTTCTTCTTCACTTCCGGCCTTTTCTGAGCCAGTGTCCTTCAGCTCATTCAGTGTCTTCATTGCAAAATCTTGGGCAGGCCGTAAGAGAGGAAGTAGAAGCGAAAAACTACGTTAAAATTCCTGACCTTTTCATTTCCTTGGAGTCGTGCCAAAATTcaaatcctttttctttcttttcttcatttcctcagAACGTACAAGTACAAATTGTTGATGAAATTTTGCAATCTTTTATACCTATCAGACCACGTTCCAAGCCTCAGCAAGCTTATTCCTATCTTCTTTCTTACACCCTTCAAAGCTCCAATCCTTTCCCCCTTGCACTTGCTGTCCTACAACGGACTCTACGATCTGGTTGCCTTCCTGTTCCTCAGACTCGTGTTCTCCTCTCATCAGCTTGGTTGGAGCGGCGGCGATGTCTGTCCCAATCTGTTGCTGATATTTTACTTCAGATGCAAACAATTGGGTATACTCCTGACTGTGGAACTTGTAATTATCTACTATCATCTCTCTGTGCTGTTGACCAACTAGTGGAAGCTGTTAAAGTCCTTAATGGCATGGGTGGGGCTGGATGCATTCCAGATTCAAATAGTTATGGCACGGTAATTGGTGCAATGAGCAGAGTGAGAAAGACTGCAGAGGCACAGGATTTGTTGAAACAAATGGTGGTGCAATATGGTTTAACCCCAGGACAGGGAATACTAGTGAAATTATTGGCAGCATTACGGGCAAACAGGGAGATATGGAATGctgttgagattattgagttCCTGGAGAAAGATGGTAACTCCGTTGGATTTGAGAGTTATGAGTTAGTGATTGAAGGGTGCTTGGAGAAATGTGAGTATGTTTTGGCTGCAAAGGTTGCAACAGGGATGACAGAAAGAGGTTTCATACCATATATAGCGGTCAGACAGAAGATTATTGAAGGTTTGGCCAGTATCAATGAGTGGAAGATAGCTTGTGCTTTGAGACATAGATTTGCAGCACTTAAATCTTAGCTGTTAAATTTAGAGGCGCAAGTACAATGCTTAATGCCGATAGGGTAACTTGCAAAGACTTGCGACTTTCGTGTTATGGTGTCAGTGTTCTTTTCTCAATGACATTGCTGGAAGATCATCTCACGGTTTGTGGCAGAGCAATGCAGCACGAGGATCTTGAATTTGCAAAACATTTGGGTGTATAATCTATGAAGTCAAAGCATGGAAAGGGGTGAGCATATTCTGTTGAACTTGGTCTTTTGTTTGAATTGTGGAATTAACATTCCTACTTAGCCAAATTATAACTCGGTTATTCTGTACCCCACTACAGAATATTGAAATCAGTCACAGGGTAACTAATGCTTCGTTTGgtagaaaaggagaaaaaaaaaaggaaagaaagagaaagtggTAAGAAATAAGTGAAAAGAAATTGTTTGGTTGGAAAGAAATTAGagcttttttttgttattaataattttatttattgttatttattaaactgatatcatcttttaattatttattattattattataaaaaagcgAGAAAGAAATACtcgcataatcgattatggtgtTTAATGAGTGATTATGACACTCATAATAGATTATGGTTTTcaattatcaattatatatcACAATGGATTATGggcataaaaaaaacaattatttctcCCTTATTTTGGACAACATAATCGCCATAGCATTTTCGTTCATTTCTTTCAGCTGCGAGGAAAGTTCTCTCACTTTCTCATCTCCGTTTGACTTTTTATTGACATATCTAGTCATCCAAACCACCATCCATCCTTCATATGTATACGCATCCATTGTCCTCTTAATTTTCGTAGAATGTTCAATTTTTGACTTAAATATGGCTTAACTTCACTTTCGCCTGGCTCCAACGTTTAAAACTTATTCTTATCACTGGTACTGGGTGGTCCTCTGTTGGGCTTACTGGCTTACAGGTAGGTCGATTACTAAGCTGGATCTTGGGGACAGGAAAGGTTCCACGCAAGACTATAGAGGACGTGAAGGGTATTTGTAAGTTTTTAACTTCACTTTTCTTGTacttttatttctgttttgaaattattgtattGTGGAGCTAAGTTCTTCTTTCCTAGTGCTATACTCTCTTGAACTGACATATTTCATTCCTTCGACAACCATAATTATTGTATTGCAAGTCAATTAGACTCCATGATATGCTGCTTAATGCTGGACAGGGTAGCTAGCCTGCATGGCAATGCCACAAGCATCATCATTATCCTTTGTATCACACTTCATCCTAATATAGCCAGATTCACCCTTGTTATTTCCCATGAATTCTTCACAAACCAGTACTGTTTCCTTCCCTCCATTCATCGCCAGGACACTGCTCTGTGCTCTGATGGTGCCATTGTCGTCTCTACTTTCAAATTGACCCATAACCAACTGAACACACCTCAAGGGTAAGTCCAGAGAAGATGGCAACAGAATCAGCTACATCTCTAATGAGATGTTGGGTGGCAAGAGACCAAGTTGTATATTGCAACTGATGGAAGGTCAAGGCTGCTAACTCCCCACCCCTGGTTACTTTGGCAATGTCATCTTCACCACCGCCCCCATAGCAGTGGCATGCGATCTCATGTCAAAACCAGTATGGTATGCTGCAAGCAGAATCCACGATGCATTAATGTAAATGCACAACGAATATTTGAGATCAGCTCCTGACCATCTAGAGCTACAACCTGATCTAAAAGAGATTGTTTGTGAATCACATACTTTTATTGGATCTCTCTACCCACAATTAACTATcgttataaattaaatatatctttttcattttacaactTTTAGTTAACTAagcttttataattatatgaattaaaaaattaacttcacATCCAAGTCTCTTTTCATTACAAGCAAACTAGCCAAAATTTAGCGTAACTGAGGAAAAATTCATGTTAGAGCTTCAATTTTTGGTTCCAACATAGACGCTAAAAAGGTGAACTTAAAACAATAGTGTCAATTGTTGTTGGCGAACGCTAATATAATAACTTGAATTAAGCAGTAGTGTCAATTAAGTCGATGATAACaatagtaatttttaaaaattataacatgagtgaaaaaaaatataaatagtgaGCGAAATGAATTGAGAATGTGGATGAAAAGAATTGagtataaaaagattataataGATGAGGAAAATGACGAAGACGTAGAAGATAAATGTAGATGAGGAAATAAATATGGatcaaaaagataataataaaatgaaataaacgcaaatgaaaaatttgtatggaTGAAAAAAACTATTGCAAAATGAATAATATGAAtgtgatgaaaaaaatgagtttaaaaaaaagagtgaaaaatttattaatgtaaatgaacaaaaaaaagtgTGATTATACACACTATTTATAGTTCATATTAATTGTGAAGAAacacacaaatttaaaattgatatataatttaatgtttatctaacttaaaaataactattagaaataaaaaaaattaactaaagctaattatatttatttttaatattttttaattactattcactgaactattaacttatttagttttaatatttattttagttaattcaCACTAATTTGTTCATTtctaatatttatgttaattatcGTTTATTAACTACCActaattaagtaatttaaatattaaaaaaattatcatttaataagtcatactcattttatttaattttagtatttattttaattagtgcGTTAAACTAATgctaatataaatattcttttaaaataaacaatttaaaagtaGTTTTACGTTTTCTTGACTTTTCATATTAAAAGATTAACGTAACAATTACAATCGATTCCAATATAACGTTACAATTTAGTTGacactaatatttaaaatttatattttattctaatgaTTAAATTGGAGTATGAAAGGAATATAACcatcacaattaaatttcaTACAATACAATTGCAAGTGTAGATACATAAAAACATATGGTTCGATTTCATTGAAAATCtatcttaaaaaaatgtctACGTATATGTCAAATAGATCTGTATTCACAaacattatatgtatatttacattttagtGTAAAATATGGTGATGACAACATTTTAAGTTGGTTGACCAAAATAATTCCATATAAAAATAGagtaataaaattgtaaataagtAAAACTTTTCTGGGTTGATGATTGATAAAAGGATATTATAtgttaacaatttcttttaacatgacaataatatgtttgaatatattttttaaaaaatatttaaaacagatcaatcaaAAGTCATCGTATAtacgttataaaaaaattgtaaaaaaaattgttaaaaaactttttcctataataaaaaacataaaatatgtaaaGAGAACTCACCCACGTATCCAAACACAATATTAGGTTCTCTCGtacaaaaatagttatttttatttgcataCTATCAtctaaatattaaactttttattaaatactaaacttactaaattaaaatcataatttaaaataatttgatcaggtatagaagaaaaaaaaataaagaagtaatATTTTTACCGAATAGCGAATCAaacttgtattattattatttttttaatgtaaattttaacttatattacaAAGATGAAGTAAAACTATATCCGAAAGTTCTTGATGGAAAAATTTTAGATGCTAGGATTATTTTTATCACTATAGTTTTAACTAGTATGTAATTAATATGGATATTATATTAACAATGGATATATTTATAGTAcatatcaatttttaatataaggCAACAAATTTAGCATACCTATAATAAAATTGTGTCATACTATATAGTAGAGACCTTCAATCcctataacataatttaattaacaaaatataataatgtcaacacccaatttcgtcactaaataataagacttgttgtttattgttgtcctatttcattcattttctttcattttttattatttattttattttatgttattttgttgttcttaattttattttactattttgttttaaaaaaaaagtaattacaaaaaaaagaaaaagaataaaaaaaaaacaatttttttttttgaaaaaaaaaagaaaaaaaaaggaaaaagaaaagaaaaaaaaaacatgaaaaacggaaaaaagagaaataaaaaaaaggaagaagaggaaaaaagaaataaaaaaaaagaaaaagagagaaaaagaataaaagagaaaagaaaaataaaaaaaaaggaaggaaggaaaaaagaagaaaggggatgcacgtgaataaaatgagaGAAGTGCTGTATGTGATTTCCTTAGAAAATGCCCATAAACAATTAATGCATGATTGATcacttaagaatttttttttttgaaatttggttttatttggtaataatttgaatcaaaattatgacaatcattacaagaaattattaaaaataatatattgattgttgtattcaatttcttcctaaagagaaaaatatgattttaatttgattttttttttcttcaatcaaaacCATTTATTTTcgtattttgctaattgacaattaattcgtcattaaggcaagatcacaataaaattacaaattgtgtatataaatatgcacctggtaaataaaaaaaaaaagaagagaaattgaACCTCGGGAAAATAGCATAAGGAAACAGAaagaagagaggagaaaaatccaatttcgggaagagaaggtaaagaaacagaaagaaaagggcTTCGTGAGCGCTCATCCCTGGTTTTTATATCATTCCTTTACTTacttattgttttgttttatttattgctattgtattttgtttcttttagtctttattatcttgttgttttattttttgctgcattctcaatttttgaaagaaacaacaaatgttcaataaaaagtatttttttaaaaaaggttaaaattaaaaaaatagtgctAGAGCTTGTGACgctatctttcttttaatgactaaattccggtttcaatttgttcttgttttattttatttcttttaaatattgtttttctttcttaggcaaaaaatgggtaaatttaaaaattataaaaagtgatgttttagtgtttcttttaacacttaattgtttttttataagttgtaatttattttctaccttttagtctttccttaaaaaatacttacgttgttttaaatatttacatgaaaacattattttgatattataaataattaataaaaatgaaagataaaaaaaatatataaaataataataaaacaaaaaaaaattatttcaaagggtttaagcacacgtgcgaccattcgcgttagccttgtgttgaaagccttcttcttattcttttaaagttaaacaaaaattattttaaagggtttaagcacacgtgcgaccattcgcgtcagccttgtatTGAAagcctttttcttattcttttaaagttaaacaaaaattatttcaaagggtttaagcacatgtgcgaccatttgcgtcagccttgtgttgaaaacatttttcttattcttttaaaattaaacaaaattagttcaaaaggtttaagcacacgtgcgaccattcgcgtcagccttgtgttgaaaaccttcttcttatttcttttaaaattaaacaaaaattattttaaagggtttaagcacacgtgcgaccattcgtgtcagccttgtgttgaaaacccttttccttattcttttaaaattaagaaaaaaatatttcaaagggtttaagcacacgtgcgaccattcgcgtcagccttgtgttgaaaacctttctcttattcttcattttcccaaaaaatccaaatcttgTCCAAAACAAATTCCTCAAACAAATTTCCCAAACGATTTTCTAGAACTACGTAatcctgatttctcattttgagaataagtaggagcaaggtcaatccttgtcgggcacaaaaaataaaatatatttttgtttctttagaattttattttcagggataattaaacattttgaaaaaccacatcaagtttgcacatttaattaaaggtactgccttagggcaggcgttgtagggtacTAACATCTTCCCTTCACGTAACCGACTCTCGAAACCAGAATCcggttttcatagactaagccttatcctttttatggtttttccgtagttttccagaataaactatggtggcgactccaaaactctttttcaaaagtCGTTTTTCTGTTGTGGattgtcgtcccgtcgcgattccggttgcgacaaatGACGACTCCACTGGTGACACtagagagtcaggccatttaattaaatatgcgaaTTCGATGtgatttttctatgtttttcttccccttttctttatttatgtttgatttttgaaataattgcgTGTGAATTGTCttgatattgaaccctagggtagaaaacatgtttatatctgcctaggaatttttctggttgttttgcaggtgagggtttgggtgcattgcattctcccttcacacacacacacacacacagtttatgcatatcatgagtgagaccttatacccgggtctgagtatagcttagaaatagaggggttgtgtagcggtgccacttggGATATTCTTCCTGTTTAGCTATCGTGAGAAGACGAACTAgagtttgttctcttcatttgtttcttcacacctagttgattactcgactgttttGGAGGTGCTATGttgggggccatagctctagtgacctttgatctttaggctcagggaaccatccttgtgagattgcatatacttgaccttgaatcttAAGCGTCGAACCTCCGTaggggcacaaagggagatgtgtgcagtcttcTAACCCTCATTTTCGTTTGATAAAATCACGCATCTTGTGCAtatcttgagtcacttgtctgACTTTTCTGAGgtcaaatatttaatcaaaaataacaatttgacatttttctcaagacgtttgtgcacatcTTGCTTGAAGACCTTCACCCTTCActttttcaaaacaaagaatATTTCCCAACAAACATTGTCACTACCCTCAGTTacaaagtaaacctttacaCAGGGGTAGATTGGCCTAACCAAAAgttttctcgcttgcgctagtaaggtgatccctgaatccattgGAAAAAAAAGGNNNNNNNNNNNNNNNNNNNNNNNNNNNNNNNNNNNNNNNNNNNNNNNNNNNNNNNNNNNNNNNNNNNNNNNNNNNNNNNNNNNNNNNNNNNNNNNNNNNNNNNNNNNNNNNNNNNNNNNNNNNNNNNNNNNNNNNNNNNNNNNNNNNNNNNNNNNNNNNNNNNNNNNNNNNNNNNNNNNNNNNNNNNNNNNNNNNNNNNNNNNNNNNNNNNNNNNNNNNNNNNNNNNNNNNNNNNNNNNNNNNNNNNNNNNNNNNNNNNN
Proteins encoded:
- the LOC106754258 gene encoding pentatricopeptide repeat-containing protein At1g06270 — translated: MVIRATMQHRFLLHFRPFLSQCPSAHSVSSLQNLGQAVREEVEAKNYVKIPDLFISLESCQNSNPFSFFSSFPQNVQVQIVDEILQSFIPIRPRSKPQQAYSYLLSYTLQSSNPFPLALAVLQRTLRSGCLPVPQTRVLLSSAWLERRRCLSQSVADILLQMQTIGYTPDCGTCNYLLSSLCAVDQLVEAVKVLNGMGGAGCIPDSNSYGTVIGAMSRVRKTAEAQDLLKQMVVQYGLTPGQGILVKLLAALRANREIWNAVEIIEFLEKDGNSVGFESYELVIEGCLEKCEYVLAAKVATGMTERGFIPYIAVRQKIIEGLASINEWKIACALRHRFAALKS